taaaataatcaattaaaacttatttaaataaaaataaaattccataccctttattatttcatttattaaatattttattttcatgtataaatatttatatttgtatGAGTTTCTActttaaaaacaaataaaaataataataaaaaagagtgaaaattttaattagtttaatattttaatctattaaattaatattatatggataaatttcaacaattgtctctgaacttatatagttataatattatagcccttcaactttaaaatgtaatataaaaccgcataaacttttaaattttgtacaataaaattactttaactttcaattattgatttttcaactagaaactgatgtgaatagctcatGTATGGCGTTTAATCAATATTTCTTTTTTCTCTTCTAtgtaaagtataaaattattttctttatacataaaaaattattctatctataaaaaaagaaaaatttaatttacacatgacttaaaagagaaaagaaaaatattagaCTAAACTCTATACTAAAATTATTCAGATCAACATCTAactgaaaaattaataattaaaaattaaaaaaattttaaaaattaataaaattttatattatatttttaaattaaaaaattataatattatatctaAAAAAATCCCATAACAGTTATCAAAATTTACCTATTAACGCATGGATGAGTTAGTCAATACCGTGACAATTACTGTTTGAGCCATCGtcaaaattatttgtaaaaaaatatattatgaataaaaatattaaataaatcatataatttataaattaatggaTTGTGGGACCAAGTTGTAGCTCTACCCTGGCGCTAAAATTTGATGAAGGAGCTCGAGCTCGGAGCTCTGTTGTTTGTTTAGTTAAACCTCTGGTaagtttcttttttcttttttcttttttctttttttttttattatgattTTTATGATTCATTCAAAATCCTTTTCACAATGCTGCAATTACTTTCAATTCAATGAATCATTCCCCCAAATCTGCAAAATATTTCCGTTCTGGAATTAGGGTTTCGAATTTTGCAATCCTCTTTTTTTTATTCCCCGCTCGAAACTAGTCATGAACTCATTTTACACAAATCAACTGAAATTTTTCATTATCTTGTTTAAATGATGCAGTTTCGCCTAAAATGAGCAGCTCAAGGGAGGATTCTCCGGATTGGCTTCGTTGTTTTCAGGTATTATCCTACTATAAGTTGGGAATTGACCTGATTTGTGTTTCTTCTTCATGGGTCTTTCGAGTCTTTCCATGTTTGCTTAGGTGCTAATTTGAAAAGGTTTTACACTCTTGAACAGGCCCCAACTCATTCAACTGTTACATTATCCTCGGATTCTGATTCTTTGCAAAATGTTAGTCCTTCTAGGGATGATAATATTGATTCTCAATCCCCAGAAAGATACAGCAATAATGATATTGTTCCTGGTGAAAGTGGTGCAGAATCTCCATTATATCCGATTTCCAAGGCAAAGGCTCCCAAAAGGGGGGCAACTGGAGATGGAATACCAACAAAGAATGAgagaaagaagaggaagaaggagCAAAGAGAAGGTGAAATAGTGTTTCAGACGTGTCTTTTATGATTCTAAAACAGTATCaacggtatcaagaggggaaGTGACTGAAAGAAAAGTCTTATTACAACTTTTGAGCCTTTTATGTTGATTTTCTGACAGTTTTTTCATTGGGCATATTTGTTTCAAGTTACATAGGTTGTCTTTAATTTTGATACAGGGGATGGTACTGATGGGCCAGCTTCTGAGGAAGTAACACCTGATGAGGATATAGAACCTCATGTATGATATCTCTGCTCTGGCATTTTGTTATGTTTGTTGAAGTTTAGTAGGATAATTACTCAGTTATCTGTGGAAAATTTTGCTGTTATGCTAATGTCAAAACTACTTTGAAAATTATTAGTTTTGAATTCGTTCAAGAAGCTAAAAACTATCTAATGTTTTGGAATTGTGAGGGTATCTGAAGGGATTTTGTTGGATCTAAAAACTGGGGAAGGTTGTGTTTCACATTCTGCTAAAAGTGGAAAATAGTGATGTGTGCCACATCCTTGATAAGTCTTTGGTCAAGGGACCTATTGTAATGCTCCCTTCTGCATGGGGGGTAGAGATGGGAGGGGTGGATTGGTTTGTCAATTTGTCGTAGTCAATTCTCAATCTTGTGTAGCCAATAGATGTTAATGTTTGTTGTGTTGTTCATATTCTGTTAACTAAAAGCAAATTTTATTTACCTGGCTATTGGAATGGAATGGAATGCTATATTGCTTAGGAAGAATGATTAATAATGATAATCTTCATGTGCGAAGGAGATGGGCGCAATTTTCCCTTGGGGGAAAATGTGGAAGATAAAGACATTCTTTTCTTGGTGTGCTTCGCTTGATCATATTTTTTTACTTTTGATAATTTAAAGAACGGATATTTCATTTTGGCTAGTGGATGTGTTATGCATATTTAGTAGTAGGAAAGTGTACACCATTTTCTCATTATTTTGGGCTTTCGTTTTTGTTCATGTTGAAATTTACCCAATGCATTCAACGGTAGTAAAGGATATGCTCAAAGAATGCAATATGAAACTATTTTAAAGCCGAAAAAGAAATGTGGCCATATGGGGCTTACTTGGTTAGCTTTGGGTGTTTTTGAGGTAGAGAAATAATAAGAATTCTGAAGGGAAAGTTAATATAATCTATGTTCTCAAAATTGAAGGACATCCTATTTAAGCATCCATGGTTTGGGGTAAACTACTAGATATTAAATGTTAACTAATACATTagatttttcttttgtatttctttttcaattttttctCACTTTTTTTATGTTAAATGCACCCAGTATGTAAGAGATATCTGTTCAAGTAAAAGATTGTCACATGCACCCTGCATTGCAGTTTCCTCAAAGACTGGATGCATTAATTTACTTCTATTAGAAATGTTAATGCTGTTATAGTTTTGaacatttttaaatttctttaaaagTCAAATGGTTGACCACTGATGATAAGTACTCTTCTTGTCAAACAGGCAGCAAATCATTCAGTTTTGGCATTATCATCAGATTCTGAGTCTTCTCATGATAATAGCTCTAGGAGGGAGACAAAAAATATTAAACTCAAAGAGAGTGGAAAGGATGAGGCTGCAATGGTTGGTAGTAGCAGTGAAGCATTGAAGAAGGCCTTGAAGGAAAAGTCTCCTAAAAAACTGTTAAAAGTTGAGGGTCATACACACAAGAAAGAGAAGAATAAAAAGGATAATGTTCTGAAAGGTATGAAATGAGCAGAGTGACAGATCTTTTTGATTTAGAAGGggttttctcttttcctttttttgtCAATATCTTCTTTTACCCCTGGGTAGaattaatgaataaataaaacCCTTTACTGAAACTTAAGAGAAGAAAATAGCTCTGACTTATATTCCACCTTTTAGAAGTGCGTTGAATTTGACTCTCTCTTTCATATCTCAcccaaaattaaaaagaaaagggATAAAGGCAGCTTAATTGGAGATATGCAAATGATTTTGATGATGCCACAGGAGACCCTGATGCTGTAGAGGTTGCAGATGAAGACACTTCTGTGAAGCGTACTGATCCTCATGTGAGAATTATGGACATCACATATTGTTTTATTCCCTAATTCGTGGTTCATTAAATTGGCTTGACAAGTTAAAACTCCCAGGTTTCTACGTCAAGGCTGCCCTTGCTTCTCCCTGAGAAAGTCAGTCGTTCAAAGGTAGGTTTGAGTCTAAACAAATCTGCTTGCTCTGAAATAGTTCATCTGAGTTTCCAAGATGCTGTCTCACAATTTAGAATATGCAGTATGCTATTCTTATGAAAAATTTGTGCTGCAACAATTATGTTATGGTTGGAATGGCCCTGTTTCTGTTACATAGAGATGACTTTAACTGCAATTTAAATCTATGGTGGTACATAAATAAATACACGCATACACGTGCGCACCCAAATGTGAATGCACTTCCACATCTGCACATGAATTTATATCAAGTAAAAGCTATAAGGTTTGTGCAGGCACTTGTTGAATGTGAAGGGGATTCCATAGATTTGAGTGGTGATGTGGGGGCTGTTGGACGAGTAGTGATTCCAGATGCCTCATCTGGAAATCATGACATGTACTTGGATTTAAAAGGTACCTTTCTGGTTGGTGTGTTGAAAATTTCAAATATCCATTTCTTGATATCTCTAATCCTGCCAGAAGATATCTGACCCCATTTTAGTGGCTGAAAAAGTTGACTCAGTGATTCTTCAGAAATAAAATGTCCGTATCCTTTTTCCCCTCCTGAAACCACTGCGAAATAAAGTTGTTAAATTCCCAGAATTTGTACATAAATGATCAAATGCCTCAGCATTCTACTTTATTGTGTTTCTTTTTATGCTTTTTGCTTCTCTTTGGTTTTACAGTTCCACCTTGAAGATCTTATAAAATGTATTTCTTTCACCTCACCAATACTCCTAATTGTTAAACATGTCTTGACAAATGAACCTGCATCTGATTGGTTAACTTTGGTTGTTTCAGGAACGATATACAGAACAACAATAGTTCCTTCCCGGACATTTTGCGTTGTATGTCATGATCTGGACTTGTATTTTTCAGATTGTAACTCCTCCCCCTAAATACCAACAAATGAACAAAATATTTCAACGGCCTCTCGTCTTACCACCTATGTCTTATTAgcgttattatttttaatatttagcaTTCTACATATATCTTATTCTTTAGTAGATTGCTGTAACATAATACATATCTTTTTGTTTCAGGTTAGCTTTGGTCAATCAGAGGCAAAGGTTTGCTCACTGTTTTTCTTTGTCCTCTTGGCATCTCTTGTTTGATGTCTGTGTACAGTGAGGGATGTATgtgatgcattttttttttttgtcctcaCAAGCTCTACTTTCCAAAAAGTGAAATGGAGTGCAACATATCAGTTACTGACTTTTTGTATCTTTTGTTAGATAGAGGCCATTATGAATGACTTCATTCAGCTAAAAGCACAGTCTAATGTCTATGAAGCTGAAACTATGGTTGAAGGTCAGGATTCTTTTATGTCTGACACTTATGTTTAATATTTGAAAGTAAATCTTTATTCTGAACAGTCCAGCTTTCTCTTCACTTATGATTTTGCATGAGTAGGAACACTCGAGGGTTTTTCTTTTGACTCGGAAGATGAGGCTGACAAGATGCCTAAAGCTATTTCTCGCGAAACTGATCAAAATGAAGGCAATGAAGAACAGACAAATGGAAGAACTAAaggaaaagctgagaaatcatctgtatgttttgaaacctttttctgtCATTCGTTTCCATTTTCCAGAATCTATATATTCTGACTTTTGCAAGTCTTTAAATGTTTAAGAAGGAAAGTAATGaaaaggacaaaaaaaaaaaaaaaagcccaacATGCGTTCTAATTTGATATCATTTTTcaagtatttttaatttatggaGGGTCTGGATGCAGGGAGTGGTACAAAAGAAGGGTAAAACCGGAGGAAAAGCGCAGCCTGCAAAGAAAGTAAGAAAGAAAGCTCAAGTGTCAAAGAAAACCAAGACTAAGAAATGAGAGATCAATGTCTCTTTTGTTCTATTTTTTACATTACTTTGATCTTGCATAAATTAACACTAGCTGATGATAGAAGTATAGAAATCACAGTTGTGCTGGGTCTCGTTGCTTTCCAGAATTTACTTCAGAATTTCAAGTTCATGATTTTCCTACATGCCAGTGTAGAATATCTAGAATCAACATGTCAGCTTGGTACCTCACAGATGTCAAtggaaaattttgatttggacAAAGCTAGATGACTGCCAAGAATCATATGTTGTTGTTGTAGTAATAGAACTATGAACTATTTCAATTAACAGCATTTTGAGGATAGAATAGTGTTTGCCTTAAGCTGATCATTGTGGGTTGAATTTCTCATCCATGGGAGTACGAAAGCTTAGATTTTCCCCTGTCCTGTTTATTTTCTGCAAGATTTGCGCTTCTTAACCTGTTGGATCTATTCAGCAGAATGCTTCTTGCTGACGAGGCCATTTATGTTTTCAAGTATAGATtcaggacaaaaaaaaaaaaaaaaaatccacactGGACCACCAGTATATTATTGCAAATTTTGCGCAAAAATGTACTCTTTTTTCTTTATTAGAAAATAGGAAAAATTACTATAAGAAAAATTACTAGttagttttttaaattttaacgaAACTAATTTATCAGAAAATaggaaatttattatttaattcttaaattttaatgaaattagttatttaatttttatatcttgaaaaatataatatttagtctatatattttatttttattaaattgttcaattgtttattattattttttagtcaatacttattaaattaatatttagttattatattttaataaaattaattaattagtccttatattataaaaaatattattatttaatttatatattttcatgaaattaattaattactcactatattttgaaaatataatattttgcaaaatatatttcataatgaaaatgaaaattttattgtttaaatattaaatttgaatttaatttttttaattatttaagaattttgatttatttttttgagCATCATTTTTATGTCTTCtctattagaaaataatttttcaaattattagatttgaaaaaattgattaacttttttatgtatatagcttgtaccaatttttataaaaatatgaacAATAAGGAGAACATGAAAGAAAATGTTGTGGGCGTAGATGGGAAGAAATATGAagagaaaaatgaggaaaagacCATGAAAACTTTAGATATAAAAAATGGGAGGGACTAGAGAGTTAAGTAATTAAAttacattaattatatattttttaaaatacagagatcaactaattaatttcactaaaatagaactacccaatatttttttttgttacaaTTGGAATGTTATGAAAATAGGACAACCGCATATTAATTTAAAAGGATTAAATATAGCTTAAttgatgttaaaatttttttactagtaaaaaatttaataaaacaaattaaatagTATAACAAAAGTAAAGTGTAtggattaaataatatattttttaaaaaataaaaattaaataattaatttcaatatgtgaactaaataataatttcttttagtaataaaattatcatagaTGTCCATGTGTATTCCTAACTCCCAAAagtctatttatattttttaactcTTAGAACTCTAAATCTTTTAACTCTACATGAATTTATTCCTAGCATTATGTGAATTTACTTTGCCACATTTATATATCCCCATAAATAGATGTTTTGTATTTGAAGATGGACACTTAAGAGAAATGAAAGTGTAGAAATTCTATTCCTCTCTCAAAATCTTAGCCTCTTTTAAATTGTTCTTCTAACTTTATTTTATAAcaagattttaattttcaatttgtgTGTGGACCAAATGTGAATGTGCAAGTAGTCAATCCCTTTAGAATAAAGTTGTCAATTAAATTATTCACAATGCATCAATTTGACATGTGGCATTATATGTATGCTTAAAATAAAAGTATCATATTATTTCAAACACTACCCTAAAAGcaatttttcatataaaaaaaatatactaATAAAACACTACCCTAAAAGATAATTCAAGCAAAAAAATTTTATCAAGTCTTATCTATAGTACAAACACCTTattttaaacttaatatgaaATAATACATCCTCTCATACTCAAACATAGACATTTAGAGCATAAAATTTATAGACAAACATATCTACGAGTGACTCATCACTAAAATAAAATGGACTCTAATATCATACAAAGAAAATAAATCAGATTTAACTCTACTTAAAAACTAACTCAAGAAAAAatcttatatataaaataaataccttATCCTAAACATCATTTAGGTGTTAAGTTTGAAATGATTGCCTATGGATCACCTATTAAGTATTGTTGTTATgactattattattataaaaaattatttttaaatatattgaaaagaaactattaaaatttaattaaaattaaaattaaatttaatatgttcaaattataaaaattttaaaataatattaaaataaaaaatttaaattatattttaataatatttaaaattatatttttctatcAAAGAAggcttatataaatataaaactttcattaataatataaatataaattttaattatttctattttattgaaaacattataaaatattaataacaaaatcaagcttttgctgaatgactataaataatttatatatttattcatAAAAAGATACAAAGTAGCCGACATCAATGAGTGTTGCTTAGCACTCCAGAATAAAGTAAAATTCTCCTCTTTCTCTTCATATATATATGTTGTTGACGTAAAACATACTTTGTGActaacttatttttttttattaaaaatagatgaattaaattataatttttttcatacATAGCTATAAAGTATATAACACATGAGCTTGATATAATATATTCTtttttaaattcataaaatttattaaataatctcTCATACTTTAAACTATAAAGatataaacaacaaataatgGTATTTGGGTTGAGGGTGTGCATTCAATGGAGTGGATGATGGGGAATAAAGGTTACATGACCATAAAGGTGGAACTTGAGAAAGCATATGATAAATTAACTTGACAGTTTGTTTAAGATAACTTTATTAGATGCCTGGTTTCCCACAAAAACCTAATCTATGCTATTATGAAAGTAGTATGAATGGCCCTCCAATGGAAGCTTTTTCCCCTTCACAGGATATTGGACAGGATTGTCCACCGTCGCTTTATCTCTTTGGTCTGTGCATTAAGCACTTAGCCCAGCATATCAGATCATCAGCTTGGTTGGAGGAGTGGAAAGGGATGCACATTCGTAAATTGGCTCCtctctttacttttttttttttttttttggtgaatGACCTTATGTTTTTAGAAAATGGCTAAAAAAAATTCtaactttttataatttttacaagtataactttttttttttaacaattacaCCATCAACGAATTATTTGGACCTTATCGTTAAAAGCCCCGTTAACGATAGTTAACAGCATTACGTAATTAATTCATTCCCAATAAGTCAGGGTGTAAttgtaaaaacaaaaaaaaaaaagaatagggtacaattttaaaaataaaaatgttaagGGTGCAATTGTTAAAAAaggttaattaaaatttaatagttattttaaaaaaaattatttaaaaatttcccATTATACACGTTCATATAAGCTGATGctagaattaattaaaattcaaaagatttcttttgaaattttatttaataataataataataataataataataataataataataataattacacatTGTAAATACTATGAGATATATCCAAATGAAACACTTGCTAGATAAtgcaaataataaaaattgatgaCTTATTCTAATGATGAATGTGACACTTATTAAGggtaaataaataataagaaaataatttcttttaatagaaaattataaaataaaatttgtaaaaaagttatattaaaattgaaaaatgattatatttcattaataataaatattttgaaaatactaataatataaaaatttatttttcataagtAAAATGTTTGCattacaattaaaataaaaagtctTAATTATTTTAGAGCCGTACCTTATTCGATGCAAGGGCAAATATTAACTTTTGTGAATAAGGGAGATAATCTTCCCTTTTGATGGTTTCAGTCTCTCTTATAACTCCATTATCAACCTAATCAGAGAAGGTGGAAACGGTCTGCCAACAAAATAGGCTCTGGATACTTACCAAAACTCCGGTCTCACAAACTCTAGCATGACTTGTACGAGTCCTCTTAaggcttcttctttttcttcttcttcttcttctttccttgccTTCAGTTCCAGCCCTCCCTGGAAGTACCATGTGTTCTTGAGCTTCACGTATGAAGATAATCACCAAAATTTTGTTGGTTGTTTTTATAAAAAGTTAATCCAAAAAGGACTATACGCCATCAAAGATAGTGGACAAAGAGAGAGAGGCAAATCATCTTCACCAGAATTTAATCTGAAAGCCATTGAAGAATCAAGATTTTTGGTCGTCCTCCTCACTGAAAAGTAAGTTTCTTCCTCTCGGTGCTTGGATGAACTTGTTAAGATCATGGAATGCTGGGAGACAATTAACGGACAAGTAGTTGTACCCATTTTCTATAACGTTGATCCATCTGCTATAATCGAGTTCCAGAGAGGCAGTACTGCAGCAGAAGCCTCTGTGAAGCTCGAAGAAAATTTCATGGAGGAGAGGGAAAAAATGCAAAGATGGAGGGAAGCTCTAACAAAAGTGGCCACCACAACATACGGTTGGGTTTCACGTGGAtggtaattttaaaatcttaatttaTTCCATTGTTCTATTAATTAACCAAGTTAATTATATTTTAGATCATCGTCAAGAGTttaaattagaaataaattgaTATTTTCTTTTTGGTATTTCAGAAATATTTTAAGGGGATGGAGATATTGGGGTTTGAACCTTAGATCCTTTAATATTTCTCTTATTTTTCCACTTTTGTTGgtaattagaatttttttttatatattaaacttTGATTATGCTAAAGGCAAATGATCAGGTAATGACTTTAACCACTCAATTTGTAATTGAGATAGCATTAATTGTCCTTTTAACATATAGTGAAGAAGTTGCAGCTAGtaattaattttggatttttCTGTGTTTTAGTTTTTACAACTTCATCCGAGTCCGATTCAACTTCATAATCTAGCTATGGCTATCCTTTTCACTTACATCTATACAGTTTGATTACAGTAATTATGTAGGTATGTCGAGCTAGGCGTTATAGCTTGGCATTAACGCCAAGGACTAGAAAAACGTGCCAGGGGAGTATGAGTTCATGAGTTGctttgatttttatttatttatttttttaaccaaGTCAAAGATCATAAAAATTTTGTTTTTTCATTGCTTGTTTGCCCAAGGCAGGGAGGAGACAATGTTCATAGAGGAAATTGTAAGAGATATTTCAGATAAATTACATTATACATCATCAAGAGATACTTGCAACCTGGTTGGAATGGGTACCCACATAACAGAAATGGAAAAGATATTATGCTTGGAGTCGAATGCTGTCCATATGGTAGGAATCTGGGGCATGGGTGGCATAGGAAAAACAACAATTGCCAAGTTTATTTATGACAGGATTTGTAGCCAATTTCAAGTTCATTGCTTTCTTGCAAATGTTAAAGAGGATTTCAGAAACCTTGGCGCTGCAGCTTTACGAGAGAAACTTCTTTGCAAAGGCTTATTGCTAGAAAGAAAACTTCTGAATAGATGGACCTTTAATGCTGGTTTTAATATGATCAAGAAAAGGCTCTGTCACAAAAAGGTTCTTGTTGTTCTTGATGATGTGGATGATTGGAAGCAGTTGGAAATCTTTGTCAATGGATCTGCTTGGTTCGGTCCAGGAAGTAGGATCATCATCACCACTCGCGATAAACACTTGCTAGAAGCACATGGAGTGAAGAATATATATCAGGTTTCATATCTGAAAAATGATCAAGCCCTTCAGCTGTTTAGTCAATATGCATTCAAACAAAACAATCCCAGAATGGAGTACTTAGAGCTGTCAGAACGGTTTTCATTTTATGCTAAAGGTCTACCCTTGGCTTTGAAGGTGTTGGGTTCTTTTCTCAACGATAAAAGCATACTCGAGTGGCAAACTGTTCAAGATAAGCTCACAATAATTCCTGACTTGAGAATTCATGATGTGCTAAGAGTAAGCTTTGATGATTTGGATGATACACAAAGGGATGTATTTCTTGATATTGCATGCTTTTTCAATGGTTGGGACATGAAAATTGCAAGAGATATTCTAGAATGTTGTGGTTTCTTTCCAGATATTGCACTTGCAGTTCTCAAGGACAGAGCTCTTATAACCACTTCAGATGATATGTTGTTGATGCATGATATGTTACAGGAAATGGGTCAGGAAATTGTACGACAGCAATCCAAGGAAGAGCCTGGAGAACGTAGTAGGTTGTGGATTCCTGAGGATATTTACCAAGTATTAACGACAGAAAGGGTAAGAATAACTATAATGCATGTTCTGTATTCTGTGATATATTACAAAAGAATATATATTTGCCTGATAGTTTGATCATTCTTTGAAAGAAGAAGCAATTCTTTCTAGATAATTCTGTCACTTGTACATATTATTCGTCTACAGGGGACCAGAACAGTTGAAGGCATATCCTTGGACATGTCTAAAACAAGAGACATGCACTTGCAACCCAGTGCCTTTACAGGAATGAGCCATCTTAGATTGCTCAATTTCTATCTGCATGATTCATCTACAGGCTACAAAGCTAAAGTGCACCTTCCTCATGGCCTTCAATCTCTTTCTCATCAGCTGAGGTATCTCCATTGGCATGGATTTCCTATGAAATCTTTGCCGTCAAATTTTTGCACCGAGAAGCTTGTTGCACTTGAGCTACCTTACTGTAGGGCTGGACAACTCTGGACGGGAATACAGGCATGCTTTTATAACTTAATAAGTGTTTTACACTTTTTATCTTCTCTTTTCTTTCCCTAGGGCTTGTTTGGTTGAGTCAACTCAGAAAGTTCAAGTTTTCAGGATGTGCTAAAATTTTATTGTTTAGTTGACCATATGCCTTGACTTCCTGGGAGATCAAGGCTCTCATTTCCTTCGCTGGACTTCCCTAACCCACTTCCCAGAAAGTAGGCCATTTGAGCCAAACGAGCCCTTGGTTTTGCAATCTAAATTGCAAGTTCAAGATGCTAACTTTCTAGTTACGCTAATTAATTTCCCTTGTCAATTACGACAGCCTCTTGTGAATTTAAAAAGGATTAGCCTACCTCAGAGCAAATACTTGACTACTATTCCTGATCTCTCAGAGGCCATAAATATTGAGAGTATTGATCTTCAAGGTTGTAAAAGTTTGGTTGAGCTTCCCTCGTCTATTCAGTATCTTAGCAAGTTGGAGCACCTCAATCTTAGACTTTGTAAGGCCCTTAAAAATCTTCCTTGCAGAATTGATTCAAAATTCCTTCGAGAATTTCATTTAACAAAGTGCTATAACGTCAATACATGTCCAGAGATTTTtggaaatttgaaaaatttagatttgagctGGACAGCGGTAAAAGAACTA
This is a stretch of genomic DNA from Hevea brasiliensis isolate MT/VB/25A 57/8 chromosome 12, ASM3005281v1, whole genome shotgun sequence. It encodes these proteins:
- the LOC131168898 gene encoding disease resistance protein RUN1-like isoform X3, translating into MFIEEIVRDISDKLHYTSSRDTCNLVGMGTHITEMEKILCLESNAVHMVGIWGMGGIGKTTIAKFIYDRICSQFQVHCFLANVKEDFRNLGAAALREKLLCKGLLLERKLLNRWTFNAGFNMIKKRLCHKKVLVVLDDVDDWKQLEIFVNGSAWFGPGSRIIITTRDKHLLEAHGVKNIYQVSYLKNDQALQLFSQYAFKQNNPRMEYLELSERFSFYAKGLPLALKVLGSFLNDKSILEWQTVQDKLTIIPDLRIHDVLRVSFDDLDDTQRDVFLDIACFFNGWDMKIARDILECCGFFPDIALAVLKDRALITTSDDMLLMHDMLQEMGQEIVRQQSKEEPGERSRLWIPEDIYQVLTTERGTRTVEGISLDMSKTRDMHLQPSAFTGMSHLRLLNFYLHDSSTGYKAKVHLPHGLQSLSHQLRYLHWHGFPMKSLPSNFCTEKLVALELPYCRAGQLWTGIQPLVNLKRISLPQSKYLTTIPDLSEAINIESIDLQGCKSLVELPSSIQYLSKLEHLNLRLCKALKNLPCRIDSKFLREFHLTKCYNVNTCPEIFGNLKNLDLSWTAVKELPASIFKLTDLSYLDLTGCSKITKFPEASVFLKYLYLSETAIEEVPQSIQFLTGLVTLKLTNNKKLLSLSSSICKLKCLKTLDLSGCSKFECFPEILEPMEVLATLRVSQTAIKYLPSPIENVKFLETLHLNECKNLVSLPSNIHQLSRLEEIDLTYCKGLLSLPKLPSSLILLKANNCESLENLSSRSKCNFECIHFANCFKLDLKADAHLAIQLIASKFREVGNQSRILFPGIEIPQWFHHQNVGSLVTVQLPSHRHQLKGIAFCIVIALEGSQSLPDIIFPIACWINCDCRVKADNFEGNAVIGSWQCFDIDVHLLESDHVLLWYDPHSETSQTGLMDEKGWFNKYSGHEVSFDFCFQGLPELIHMLHCNIKNCGVRLLYVEANSKPSSMFDSDTEEEESNSKRIKYSND